A genomic region of Gemmatimonadota bacterium contains the following coding sequences:
- a CDS encoding sigma-54 dependent transcriptional regulator translates to MPSRIFLVDDNTDALGVLKAKLEHVGHHVGIAGSAEEALSRIKEFDPAVVITDLHMPGMNGLQLLERVKSDMEDVDVIVATGHEDMSSAVLAMKAGAFDYLVKPVDLGEVESLVDRCLEAQRLNRAARRQQPEIPPPSFGENTVVGRDPRMIDIFKTIGVLARNRATVLIRGETGTGKEMIARAIHQNSSASREPFIAVNCTALSDTLLESELFGHVKGSFTGAVSSKRGYFELAGAGTIFLDEIGDTSPDFQTKLLRVLQERQFYPVGGEEPRFTEARVVAATHQPIEKLVEEGGFREDLYFRLKVVEIEVPPLRERPDDIALLAQALLAKIARDMGSDTRFISEPAMRRLRGHTWPGNVRELENVLTRAIVLARGHAIAEEHISLGIQVSTRGSRSDGPDSDTLDAVIAAHVADVLQRCGGNKSQAARTLSISRSRLARILRKFNLDDGSDEGDLGGLDDEDDDD, encoded by the coding sequence ATGCCGTCACGCATCTTCCTGGTCGACGACAACACGGATGCCCTCGGCGTGCTCAAGGCCAAGCTCGAGCACGTGGGCCATCACGTGGGCATCGCCGGCAGCGCCGAAGAAGCCCTCTCCCGCATCAAGGAATTCGATCCCGCCGTCGTCATCACGGACCTCCACATGCCGGGCATGAACGGGCTCCAGCTCCTGGAGCGCGTCAAGTCCGACATGGAGGACGTGGACGTGATCGTGGCCACGGGTCACGAGGACATGAGCTCGGCCGTGCTGGCCATGAAGGCGGGCGCCTTCGACTACCTGGTCAAGCCGGTCGACCTCGGGGAGGTGGAGTCCCTGGTGGACCGCTGCCTGGAGGCGCAGCGCCTGAACCGGGCGGCCCGCCGTCAGCAGCCCGAGATCCCGCCTCCGTCCTTCGGCGAGAACACGGTCGTGGGTCGCGACCCGCGCATGATCGACATCTTCAAGACGATCGGCGTGCTGGCCCGCAACCGGGCCACGGTCCTCATCCGCGGCGAGACCGGGACCGGCAAGGAGATGATCGCGCGCGCGATCCACCAGAACTCCTCCGCTTCGCGCGAGCCCTTCATCGCCGTGAACTGCACCGCGCTCTCCGACACGCTGCTCGAGTCGGAGCTGTTCGGCCACGTGAAGGGCTCCTTCACCGGAGCGGTGTCGTCCAAGCGGGGCTACTTCGAGCTGGCCGGGGCGGGGACGATCTTCCTGGACGAGATCGGCGACACCTCGCCGGACTTCCAGACCAAGCTGCTCCGGGTGCTGCAGGAGCGGCAGTTCTATCCGGTGGGGGGAGAGGAGCCCCGGTTCACCGAGGCCCGGGTGGTGGCCGCCACGCACCAGCCCATCGAGAAGCTGGTGGAGGAAGGAGGCTTCCGCGAAGACCTCTATTTCCGCCTCAAGGTGGTGGAGATCGAGGTGCCGCCGCTGCGGGAGCGCCCGGACGACATCGCGCTCCTGGCCCAGGCGCTGCTGGCCAAGATCGCGCGCGACATGGGATCCGACACGCGCTTCATCTCGGAGCCCGCCATGCGGCGTCTGCGTGGGCACACCTGGCCCGGGAACGTGCGCGAGCTGGAGAACGTCCTGACGCGCGCGATCGTGCTGGCGCGCGGGCATGCGATCGCCGAAGAGCACATCTCGCTGGGCATCCAGGTCTCCACGCGAGGCAGCCGGTCCGACGGACCCGACTCCGACACGCTGGATGCGGTGATCGCCGCCCACGTGGCCGACGTGCTGCAGCGGTGCGGGGGCAACAAGAGCCAGGCGGCGCGCACGCTGTCCATCTCGCGCTCCCGTCTCGCC